In the genome of Xanthobacteraceae bacterium, one region contains:
- a CDS encoding NAD(P)(+) transhydrogenase (Re/Si-specific) subunit beta: MSADIVAVLYLVSGVLFILALRGLSHPTTSRDGNRYGMIGMAIAIGTTLAYSPPADAIGWVLVIAGLAIGGGIGAVMSRKIAMTQMPQLVAAFHSLVGLAAVLVAAGALYAPSAFGIGNIGSIAAASLVEMALGAAIGAITFTGSVIAFAKLNGNMSGAPIILPARHLINLALAAALLLAVIFFVRTESHALFWAIVLLSFVLGVLIIVPIGGADMPVVVSMLNSYSGWAAAGIGFTLGNAALIITGALVGSSGAILSYIMCKGMNRSFISVILGGFGGETSAAAGHVETRPVKQGSADDAAFIMKNAEKVIIVPGYGMAVAQAQHALREMADKLKEEGVEVKYAIHPVAGRMPGHMNVLLAEANVPYDEVFELEDINSDFGQADVAFVIGANDVTNPSAKTDPKSPIFGMPVLDVEKAKTVLFVKRGMGSGYAGVENELFFRDNTMMLFADAKKMVENIVKGL; the protein is encoded by the coding sequence ATGAGCGCAGATATCGTCGCCGTCCTTTACCTCGTCTCCGGCGTCCTGTTCATCCTCGCGCTGCGGGGACTTTCGCATCCGACCACGTCGCGGGACGGCAACCGCTACGGCATGATCGGCATGGCAATCGCCATCGGCACCACGCTGGCTTACTCGCCGCCGGCCGACGCCATCGGCTGGGTGCTGGTGATCGCCGGCCTCGCCATTGGCGGCGGCATCGGCGCGGTGATGTCGCGCAAAATCGCGATGACGCAGATGCCGCAACTGGTCGCGGCGTTCCACTCCCTCGTCGGTCTCGCGGCCGTATTGGTCGCGGCGGGCGCGCTCTATGCACCGTCGGCCTTCGGCATCGGCAATATCGGCTCGATTGCCGCCGCGTCGCTGGTGGAGATGGCGCTGGGTGCTGCCATCGGCGCGATCACGTTCACCGGCTCGGTGATCGCGTTCGCGAAACTGAACGGCAACATGTCGGGCGCGCCGATCATCCTGCCCGCGCGCCACCTCATCAATCTCGCGCTGGCGGCGGCCTTGCTGCTCGCCGTCATCTTCTTCGTGCGCACCGAAAGCCACGCGCTGTTCTGGGCGATTGTCCTGCTGTCCTTCGTGCTCGGCGTGCTTATCATCGTTCCGATCGGCGGCGCGGATATGCCGGTCGTCGTCTCGATGCTGAACTCCTATTCGGGCTGGGCGGCTGCGGGCATCGGCTTCACGCTCGGCAATGCGGCGCTGATCATCACCGGCGCGCTGGTCGGTTCTTCCGGCGCCATCCTCTCGTACATCATGTGCAAGGGCATGAACCGCTCATTCATCTCGGTGATCCTCGGCGGCTTCGGCGGCGAGACTTCCGCCGCCGCCGGTCATGTCGAGACGCGCCCCGTGAAACAGGGTTCGGCGGATGACGCGGCCTTCATCATGAAGAACGCGGAGAAGGTCATCATCGTGCCGGGTTACGGCATGGCGGTCGCGCAGGCGCAGCACGCGCTCCGCGAAATGGCCGACAAGCTGAAAGAAGAAGGCGTCGAGGTGAAGTACGCGATCCATCCGGTCGCGGGCCGCATGCCGGGCCACATGAACGTGCTGCTGGCCGAAGCCAACGTGCCCTACGACGAAGTGTTCGAACTCGAAGACATCAACTCCGATTTCGGACAGGCGGATGTCGCCTTCGTCATCGGCGCGAACGACGTCACCAACCCGTCCGCCAAGACCGATCCGAAGTCTCCGATCTTCGGCATGCCGGTGCTGGACGTGGAAAAGGCGAAGACGGTGCTGTTCGTGAAGCGCGGCATGGGTTCGGGCTATGCCGGCGTCGAGAACGAGTTGTTCTTCCGCGACAACACCATGATGCTGTTCGCCGACGCGAAGAAGATGGTCGAGAACATCGTC
- a CDS encoding NAD(P) transhydrogenase subunit alpha encodes MATASASAASPFVFQISIFVLACFVGYYVVWSVTPALHTPLMSVTNAISSVIVVGALLAVGVPLAGDASAAWWSRILGFFALIMASVNIFGGFLVTQRMLAMYQKKK; translated from the coding sequence ATGGCGACGGCTTCCGCCTCCGCGGCCAGCCCCTTCGTGTTCCAGATCTCGATCTTCGTGCTGGCCTGTTTCGTCGGCTACTACGTGGTGTGGTCGGTGACGCCCGCGCTGCATACGCCGCTGATGTCGGTGACCAACGCGATCTCGTCGGTGATCGTGGTCGGCGCGCTGCTCGCGGTCGGCGTGCCGCTGGCGGGCGATGCTTCCGCCGCGTGGTGGTCGCGCATCCTCGGGTTCTTCGCGCTGATCATGGCCTCTGTGAACATCTTCGGCGGTTTCCTCGTCACCCAGCGCATGCTGGCGATGTATCAGAAGAAGAAGTGA
- a CDS encoding Re/Si-specific NAD(P)(+) transhydrogenase subunit alpha has translation MKIAIPAETEQGEPRVAATPDTVKRFANLGAKVAVEKGAGGKAGIPDADFSAAGAEIGNGVAKDADIVLKVRRPTKSELGSYKPGALVISIMDPYGNDAALKDLAAAKVSAFAMELMPRITRAQVMDVLSSQANLAGYRAVVDASSEFGRALPMMMTAAGTVPAAKAFIMGVGVAGLQAIATARRLGAVVTATDVRPATKEQVESLGAKFLAVEDEEFKNAQTAGGYAKEMSKEYQAKQAALTAEHIKKQDIVITTALIPGRPAPRLITKEMVASMKPGSVIVDLAVERGGNVEGAEAGKIVDVNGVKIVGHLNVAGRLAATASSLYAKNLYAFVETMFDKEKKFAPNWDDELIKATLLTRDGAVVHPNFMPKG, from the coding sequence ATGAAGATCGCGATCCCGGCTGAAACCGAACAGGGCGAGCCGCGCGTCGCGGCAACCCCGGATACCGTCAAGCGCTTCGCCAATCTCGGCGCGAAAGTCGCGGTAGAGAAAGGCGCGGGCGGCAAGGCCGGCATTCCGGATGCCGATTTTTCCGCCGCCGGTGCTGAAATCGGCAATGGCGTCGCGAAGGACGCCGATATTGTCCTGAAGGTCCGCCGTCCGACGAAATCCGAGCTTGGTTCCTACAAGCCGGGTGCACTCGTCATTTCCATCATGGACCCCTACGGCAACGACGCCGCGCTGAAGGATCTCGCGGCGGCGAAGGTCTCCGCTTTCGCGATGGAATTGATGCCGCGCATCACCCGCGCGCAGGTGATGGACGTGCTTTCCTCACAGGCGAACCTCGCGGGCTACCGCGCGGTGGTGGATGCTTCCTCCGAATTCGGCCGTGCGCTGCCGATGATGATGACCGCGGCCGGCACCGTGCCCGCCGCCAAGGCCTTCATCATGGGCGTCGGCGTCGCCGGGTTGCAGGCGATTGCAACCGCGCGCCGCCTCGGCGCGGTGGTGACGGCGACCGACGTGCGCCCCGCCACGAAAGAGCAGGTCGAGAGCCTGGGCGCGAAGTTCCTCGCGGTCGAGGACGAGGAGTTCAAGAACGCGCAGACCGCGGGCGGCTACGCCAAGGAAATGTCGAAGGAGTATCAGGCGAAGCAGGCCGCGCTGACCGCCGAGCACATCAAGAAGCAGGACATCGTGATTACGACCGCTCTGATTCCGGGCCGTCCCGCGCCGCGACTGATCACGAAGGAAATGGTTGCATCGATGAAGCCGGGTTCGGTGATCGTCGATCTCGCGGTCGAGCGCGGCGGTAACGTCGAGGGCGCGGAAGCCGGCAAGATCGTGGACGTGAACGGCGTGAAGATCGTCGGCCACCTGAACGTGGCGGGCCGTCTCGCGGCCACCGCTTCCTCGCTCTACGCGAAGAACCTCTACGCCTTCGTCGAGACCATGTTCGACAAGGAAAAGAAGTTCGCGCCCAACTGGGATGACGAACTCATCAAGGCGACGCTGCTGACGCGCGATGGCGCGGTCGTCCACCCGAATTTCATGCCGAAAGGATAG
- a CDS encoding aa3-type cytochrome c oxidase subunit IV → MASHGKTEYGTAKGNDYAEHESTYNLFIEMVKWGVILNVIIVFLMFWFLT, encoded by the coding sequence ATGGCCAGTCACGGCAAGACCGAATACGGCACCGCCAAGGGCAACGATTACGCCGAACACGAAAGCACCTACAATCTCTTCATCGAGATGGTGAAGTGGGGCGTGATCCTCAATGTCATCATCGTATTTTTGATGTTCTGGTTCCTGACCTGA
- a CDS encoding AarF/ABC1/UbiB kinase family protein gives MADKPEDSERNRFSARAARYARVGANVGGVAARLGAQRVFGGGSRDANASALASALGGLKGPLMKVAQLLATIPDALPPEYASELMKLQSEAPPMGWPFVKRRMAAELGQDWETKFGSFTKAPAAAASLGQVHRATAKDGALLACKLQYPEMQSTVEADLRQLGIVLSLYRRMSPEIDTREIQAEIGARLREELDYRREAKHAALYGEMLADVREVRVPKVWPELSTGRLLTLDWLGGEKLLAYKERDLEQRNRLAAAMFRAWWLPFSRFGVIHGDPHLGNYTVFEEADLPAGINLLDYGCIRIFPPRFVGGVVDLYRGLREGDEARVVAAYEVWGFKNLSKPMIEALNIWARFIYGPLMDDRVRTIADGIAPAQYGRREAFRVKQAMREFGPVTVPREFVFMDRAAIGLGGVFLHLRAEMNFHRLFEDAIRDFSVQAVADRQAAALRRAGLSADH, from the coding sequence TTGGCTGACAAGCCGGAAGACTCCGAGAGAAACCGTTTCTCCGCGCGGGCGGCGCGATACGCGCGCGTGGGTGCGAATGTCGGCGGCGTTGCAGCACGGTTAGGGGCGCAGCGCGTATTCGGCGGCGGTTCGCGCGATGCCAATGCGTCGGCGCTGGCGAGCGCACTCGGCGGACTGAAAGGTCCGCTCATGAAGGTCGCGCAACTGCTCGCGACCATCCCCGATGCGCTGCCGCCCGAATACGCTTCCGAACTGATGAAACTGCAATCGGAAGCGCCGCCGATGGGCTGGCCTTTCGTGAAGCGACGCATGGCCGCCGAACTGGGGCAGGACTGGGAAACGAAATTCGGTTCCTTCACCAAGGCCCCGGCTGCCGCCGCCTCGCTCGGTCAGGTGCATCGCGCGACCGCGAAGGACGGCGCGCTGCTTGCTTGCAAGCTGCAATACCCGGAGATGCAGTCCACCGTGGAAGCGGATTTGCGCCAGCTCGGCATCGTGCTTTCGCTGTACCGGCGCATGTCGCCGGAAATCGACACGCGCGAGATTCAAGCGGAGATCGGCGCGCGGCTGCGCGAAGAACTCGATTACCGGCGCGAGGCGAAACACGCCGCGCTCTACGGCGAGATGCTCGCGGATGTGCGCGAGGTGCGGGTGCCGAAGGTCTGGCCGGAGCTTTCCACCGGCCGCCTGCTGACGCTCGACTGGCTGGGCGGCGAGAAGCTGCTCGCCTACAAGGAGCGCGATCTCGAACAGCGCAACCGTCTGGCGGCGGCGATGTTCAGGGCATGGTGGCTGCCGTTCTCGCGCTTCGGCGTGATTCACGGCGATCCGCATCTCGGCAACTACACGGTATTCGAGGAAGCGGACCTGCCCGCCGGGATCAATCTCCTCGACTACGGCTGCATCCGGATTTTCCCGCCGCGTTTCGTCGGCGGCGTGGTCGATCTCTACCGGGGGCTGCGCGAAGGGGACGAGGCGCGCGTGGTTGCGGCCTACGAGGTCTGGGGCTTCAAGAACCTCTCGAAGCCCATGATCGAAGCCCTCAACATCTGGGCGCGCTTTATCTATGGGCCGCTGATGGATGACCGGGTCCGCACCATCGCGGACGGCATTGCGCCTGCGCAATACGGCCGCAGGGAAGCGTTCCGCGTGAAGCAGGCTATGCGCGAGTTCGGTCCGGTCACGGTGCCACGCGAATTCGTGTTCATGGACCGCGCGGCGATCGGTCTCGGCGGCGTTTTCCTGCACCTGCGCGCGGAAATGAATTTCCATCGCCTGTTCGAGGATGCCATCCGCGACTTTTCGGTGCAGGCGGTGGCGGACCGCCAGGCGGCGGCGCTCCGGCGTGCCGGGTTATCCGCCGATCACTGA
- a CDS encoding 3-keto-5-aminohexanoate cleavage protein, which yields MAKVWIEAAINGPWGKARQPGIPVSTKDIISDGIAAAKAGAAIVHLHVYDEATGQQRDDWQLYAAVVEGIRAQCDAIVYPTIPIAGSSYANGEMKTARERYEHLEELAKRGLAEWAVVDPGSCNFARFQEVAKLAPGFVYQNPDDHFYEGMRICEEYSVHPSYAIYEPGFTRMGAASAKAMPKVPSPIYRFMFAEEFTFGFPPKPVHLDAHLTLLRETAGDYPWMVAGLGVDIRPLIASAVEREGHVRVGLEDMPWGASQTNAALVEEAVKIIRAQGSEPASASDVRTATKALNQRLQRGRAVG from the coding sequence ATGGCGAAGGTCTGGATCGAAGCCGCGATCAACGGGCCGTGGGGCAAGGCGCGCCAGCCCGGCATTCCGGTTTCGACGAAAGACATCATCTCCGACGGCATCGCCGCCGCGAAAGCGGGCGCGGCCATCGTCCACCTGCACGTCTATGACGAGGCGACCGGGCAACAGCGCGACGACTGGCAACTCTATGCCGCGGTGGTCGAGGGCATTCGCGCGCAGTGCGATGCCATCGTCTATCCGACGATCCCGATCGCGGGTTCGTCCTATGCGAACGGCGAGATGAAAACCGCCCGCGAGCGCTACGAGCATCTCGAAGAACTCGCGAAGCGCGGACTTGCGGAGTGGGCTGTGGTCGATCCCGGTTCGTGCAACTTCGCGCGCTTTCAGGAAGTCGCGAAACTCGCTCCCGGTTTCGTCTATCAAAATCCCGACGACCACTTCTACGAAGGCATGCGCATCTGCGAAGAATATTCCGTGCATCCGAGCTACGCGATCTACGAGCCGGGTTTCACGCGCATGGGCGCGGCATCCGCGAAAGCGATGCCGAAGGTGCCGTCGCCGATCTACCGCTTCATGTTCGCGGAGGAATTCACCTTCGGCTTCCCGCCGAAGCCAGTGCATCTCGATGCGCACCTCACGTTGCTCCGTGAAACCGCGGGCGATTATCCGTGGATGGTCGCGGGTCTCGGCGTCGATATCCGGCCGCTGATCGCTTCCGCCGTGGAGCGGGAAGGGCATGTGCGCGTCGGCCTCGAAGACATGCCGTGGGGTGCTTCGCAGACCAATGCCGCGCTGGTGGAAGAAGCCGTGAAGATCATTCGCGCGCAGGGAAGCGAACCAGCTTCCGCTTCGGACGTTCGTACTGCGACGAAGGCGCTGAACCAGCGCCTGCAACGAGGCAGGGCGGTTGGCTGA
- a CDS encoding M3 family oligoendopeptidase has protein sequence MKIAFENPASSSSSGGPLGALPEWNLSDLYAGIDDPKVQADLAKADADCIAFEQEYKGKLEEIAKSPAAGAAFGAAVRRYEAIDDLLGRLVSFAGLVRAGDTSDPARGKFYGDVVEKITGASSHLLFFTLELNRIDDVLIERALEDPIFGHYRPWVEDTRREKPYQLEDRIELLFHEKSVTGRGAWNRLFDETVAGLRFDIDNERLTLEPTLTLLQDADESKRAKAAGSLAKVFKENLPTFTLITNVLAKDKEISDRWRGFQDIADARHLSNRVEREVVDALVEVVRASFPRVSHRYYKMKAKWFGKERLEHWDRNAPLPKVEQRLIAWPEARETVLSAYAAFSPRMADIAKQFFDKNWIDAPVRPGKASGAFAHPTVPSAHPYVLLNYMGRPRDVMTLAHELGHGVHQVLAAPNGALMAPTPLTLAETASVFGEMLTFRALLAKAAPAQRKAMLVQKVEDMINTVVRQIAFYTFERKLHTERKNGELTPEKICELWMSVQGESLGPAIHLGEGYETYWTYIGHFVHAPFYVYAYAFGDCLVNSLYAVYEKADAGFAERYLAMLAAGGTKHHSDLLKPFGLDARDPAFWQTGLKLISSMIDEIEKLDKAA, from the coding sequence ATGAAAATTGCCTTCGAGAATCCGGCTTCCAGTTCTTCGTCCGGCGGTCCGCTGGGCGCGCTGCCCGAATGGAACCTCTCCGACCTCTATGCCGGAATCGACGATCCGAAGGTGCAGGCCGATCTCGCGAAGGCCGATGCCGACTGCATCGCGTTCGAGCAAGAGTATAAAGGCAAGCTGGAAGAGATCGCGAAGTCGCCCGCCGCGGGCGCGGCGTTCGGCGCGGCGGTGCGCCGCTATGAAGCGATCGACGACCTGCTGGGACGGCTGGTTTCCTTCGCGGGACTCGTGCGCGCCGGCGACACCAGCGATCCCGCGCGCGGCAAGTTCTACGGCGACGTAGTCGAGAAGATCACCGGCGCCTCGTCGCATCTCCTGTTCTTCACGCTGGAACTGAACCGCATCGACGACGTGCTGATCGAGCGCGCGCTCGAAGACCCGATCTTCGGCCACTACCGGCCGTGGGTCGAGGATACGCGCCGCGAGAAGCCGTATCAGCTCGAAGACCGCATCGAACTTCTGTTCCACGAAAAATCCGTGACCGGGCGCGGCGCGTGGAATCGCCTGTTCGACGAGACGGTCGCGGGCCTGCGCTTTGACATCGACAACGAGCGGCTGACGCTGGAGCCGACGCTGACGCTGTTGCAGGACGCCGACGAGAGCAAGCGCGCGAAGGCGGCGGGTTCGCTTGCGAAAGTGTTCAAGGAAAATCTCCCGACCTTCACGCTGATTACGAACGTGCTGGCGAAGGACAAGGAAATCTCCGACCGCTGGCGTGGCTTTCAGGACATAGCCGATGCGCGGCATCTCTCGAACCGCGTCGAGCGCGAGGTCGTGGACGCGCTGGTCGAGGTCGTGCGCGCGTCGTTCCCGCGGGTGTCGCACCGCTACTACAAGATGAAGGCGAAGTGGTTCGGCAAGGAGCGGTTGGAGCACTGGGATCGCAATGCGCCGCTGCCGAAGGTCGAGCAGCGCCTGATCGCGTGGCCGGAAGCGCGCGAGACGGTGTTGTCGGCCTATGCGGCGTTCTCGCCGCGCATGGCCGATATCGCGAAGCAGTTCTTCGACAAGAACTGGATCGACGCGCCGGTGCGTCCGGGCAAGGCGTCGGGCGCATTCGCACACCCCACCGTGCCGTCCGCGCATCCTTACGTGCTGCTGAACTACATGGGCCGTCCGCGCGACGTGATGACGCTCGCGCACGAACTCGGCCATGGCGTGCATCAGGTGCTGGCTGCGCCGAATGGCGCGCTGATGGCGCCGACGCCTTTGACGCTCGCAGAAACCGCTTCCGTGTTCGGCGAGATGCTGACCTTCCGTGCCTTGCTTGCGAAAGCCGCGCCCGCGCAGCGCAAGGCGATGCTGGTGCAGAAGGTCGAGGACATGATCAATACGGTCGTGCGCCAGATCGCGTTCTATACGTTCGAGCGGAAGCTCCACACCGAGCGCAAGAACGGCGAACTCACGCCTGAGAAAATCTGCGAACTCTGGATGAGCGTGCAGGGCGAGAGCCTCGGACCCGCAATCCACCTTGGCGAAGGCTACGAGACGTACTGGACCTATATCGGCCACTTCGTGCACGCGCCGTTCTATGTCTACGCCTATGCGTTCGGCGATTGCCTCGTGAATTCGCTCTACGCGGTCTACGAGAAGGCGGATGCTGGCTTTGCCGAGCGCTATCTCGCAATGCTGGCGGCCGGCGGCACCAAGCATCATTCCGACCTGCTCAAGCCGTTCGGGCTGGACGCGCGCGACCCGGCGTTCTGGCAGACCGGGCTGAAGCTCATCTCCAGCATGATCGACGAGATCGAGAAGCTGGATAAGGCGGCGTAA
- a CDS encoding sigma-54-dependent Fis family transcriptional regulator, whose product MSARILVVDDDPVQRRLLEAMIKRFDYEPVMAESAEAALKTLDSADGAAIECIVLDLVMPDLDGMGMLGRLRERGSTLPVIVQTAQGSIDTVVSAMRAGAVDFCVKPVRAERLQVSIRNALAQATLADEVRRMQRSADGKLALKDLTTKSPRMQAALTLAEKAAASDIPVLIEGESGTGKELLARAIHAAGPRAKKPFVAVNCGAIPANLVESILFGHEKGSFTGAAERQIGKFLEADGGTLFLDEIGELPQDTQVKLLRALQEGEIDPVGARKPVKVNFRLISATNRDLMALVRQASFREDLFYRLHIYPVTLPPLRERMEDVPDLVRRFVARFAAEEGKRVRSVSAEAVRLLGEYKWPGNVRQLENTVFRSVVLAEADEIGVLEFPQIAAQVPGYEAAAFVAPAPVVASPATQPAAPLLVVEESASSAPVPGRLDVVDFHGHVRPLEQLEAEIIRYTIAHYRGRMTEVARRLGIGRSTLYRKLKELGLEADAGADHGNV is encoded by the coding sequence ATGAGCGCGCGAATTCTGGTGGTGGACGACGATCCGGTGCAACGCCGGCTGCTCGAAGCGATGATCAAGCGCTTCGACTACGAGCCGGTGATGGCCGAGAGCGCCGAAGCCGCACTGAAAACGCTGGATAGCGCCGACGGCGCTGCCATCGAATGTATCGTGCTCGATCTGGTGATGCCCGACCTTGACGGCATGGGCATGCTGGGCCGCCTGCGTGAGCGCGGCAGCACGCTTCCCGTGATCGTGCAGACCGCTCAAGGCTCCATCGACACCGTGGTTTCGGCGATGCGCGCGGGCGCGGTCGATTTCTGCGTGAAGCCGGTGCGCGCCGAGCGTTTGCAGGTTTCGATCCGCAATGCGCTGGCACAGGCGACGCTCGCCGACGAAGTACGCCGCATGCAGCGCTCCGCCGACGGCAAGCTCGCGCTGAAGGACCTCACCACAAAAAGCCCGCGCATGCAGGCGGCACTCACGCTCGCGGAAAAAGCGGCCGCCTCCGACATCCCGGTCCTGATCGAAGGCGAGTCCGGTACCGGCAAGGAATTGCTGGCCCGCGCCATCCATGCCGCCGGTCCGCGCGCGAAAAAGCCGTTCGTCGCGGTCAACTGCGGCGCAATCCCCGCGAACCTCGTCGAGTCGATCCTGTTCGGCCACGAAAAGGGTTCGTTCACCGGCGCGGCCGAGCGGCAGATCGGCAAGTTTCTGGAAGCCGACGGCGGTACGCTGTTCCTCGACGAGATCGGCGAGTTACCTCAGGACACGCAAGTAAAGCTGCTCCGTGCGTTGCAGGAAGGCGAGATCGATCCGGTCGGCGCGCGCAAGCCGGTGAAGGTGAACTTCCGCCTCATCTCCGCGACCAATCGCGACCTGATGGCGCTGGTGCGCCAGGCTTCGTTCCGCGAGGACCTGTTTTACCGCCTGCACATTTATCCGGTGACGTTGCCGCCGCTGCGCGAGCGCATGGAAGACGTGCCCGATCTGGTCCGCCGCTTCGTCGCGCGCTTCGCGGCGGAAGAAGGCAAGCGCGTGCGCTCGGTTTCGGCCGAAGCAGTGCGCCTGCTGGGCGAATACAAGTGGCCCGGCAACGTGCGCCAACTCGAGAACACGGTGTTCCGTTCGGTCGTGTTGGCCGAGGCCGACGAAATCGGCGTGCTGGAATTCCCGCAGATCGCGGCACAGGTGCCGGGCTACGAGGCGGCGGCGTTCGTAGCACCCGCCCCGGTTGTAGCCTCGCCTGCGACCCAGCCCGCCGCACCCTTACTGGTTGTCGAGGAAAGCGCTTCCAGCGCTCCCGTGCCGGGACGGCTGGATGTGGTCGATTTCCACGGCCATGTCCGCCCACTGGAACAGCTCGAAGCAGAAATCATCCGCTACACCATCGCGCACTATCGGGGCCGGATGACCGAAGTCGCCCGCCGCCTCGGAATCGGGCGCTCGACCCTGTACCGGAAGCTCAAGGAACTCGGTCTGGAGGCCGATGCCGGAGCCGATCACGGGAATGTGTGA
- a CDS encoding L,D-transpeptidase family protein, with amino-acid sequence MNPNRHLGLVSCGLLVAAALAGPAFGQNTPSDRELINQIPEPRHEQPVGLDGKEEKTTPPAAQTPAPPPAAEQKPQQPAAAPVVSEEIKKLTGRKLVEAPVASLTGADLAIAEKIREILAQRGERYFSRKNELSAVEVFYRDRGFKPLWIENGKLNPRADAAIAFLKKVDEDGLNPADYAAPNFDLTDADKLAEAELNYTGEVLDFVRHASSGRIHPSRTFRDVEYKHDGLDPQDSLNQIASAANLSETLAGFYPSHEQYKLLKAELAKLRNKGEAEPIRIPNGAVLRFNAKAKKHQEDARVPLLRQRFKLEAKDDKVYDEELAQAVAEFQKSRKRKGDGVLTNDVVAALNPANTDKIEDIIIANMERWRWLPRDLGANHVITSIPGYYLRVFQDRKEVWETRVVVGAPTKISPITTQEMSFITVNPTWNVPPSIIARDYIPALRNNPDALKQMGIKIQTRPDGTLHLSQPPGDGNALGRLRFNFPNKFLVYQHDTPTKHLFAHDERAYSAGCIRVQDPLKYAELLMNMARPGEGWSQDKIKKLYGTAEHKLDFKNNIPVHIVYNTAEVRDDKLIIRKDLYKVDAATIKNLKATGNERRQLEIAVKHADPTPNRQQLTLDGYSPRSQGFDFFGLFRSY; translated from the coding sequence ATGAACCCGAACAGGCACTTAGGCCTCGTTTCGTGTGGTCTGTTGGTGGCGGCTGCGCTCGCCGGCCCGGCCTTCGGCCAGAATACGCCGAGTGATCGCGAACTCATCAATCAGATCCCCGAGCCGCGGCACGAACAGCCGGTCGGACTCGATGGCAAGGAAGAAAAGACCACGCCTCCCGCCGCGCAGACCCCGGCACCGCCGCCTGCAGCAGAGCAGAAACCTCAACAGCCTGCCGCCGCGCCGGTTGTCTCCGAAGAGATCAAAAAGCTGACCGGCCGCAAGCTCGTCGAAGCACCGGTCGCCAGCCTCACGGGCGCCGATCTCGCCATCGCCGAGAAGATCCGCGAAATTCTCGCGCAGCGCGGCGAGCGCTACTTCTCGCGCAAGAACGAACTCTCCGCGGTCGAGGTGTTCTATCGCGATCGCGGCTTCAAGCCGCTCTGGATCGAGAACGGCAAACTCAATCCGCGCGCCGACGCAGCCATCGCGTTCCTGAAGAAGGTCGATGAAGACGGCCTCAACCCTGCCGACTACGCGGCTCCGAATTTCGACCTGACAGACGCCGACAAGCTCGCGGAAGCCGAACTCAATTATACGGGCGAAGTGCTGGATTTCGTGCGTCACGCATCCTCGGGCCGCATCCATCCGTCACGCACCTTCCGCGACGTCGAGTACAAGCATGACGGCCTTGATCCGCAGGACAGCCTGAACCAGATCGCGTCCGCCGCGAACCTGAGCGAAACGCTCGCGGGTTTTTACCCTTCGCACGAGCAGTACAAACTGCTGAAAGCCGAGCTTGCGAAGCTACGCAACAAAGGCGAGGCCGAGCCGATCCGGATTCCGAATGGTGCGGTGCTACGCTTCAACGCCAAGGCGAAGAAGCATCAGGAAGATGCCCGCGTGCCGCTGCTGCGTCAGCGCTTCAAACTCGAGGCCAAGGACGACAAGGTCTACGACGAGGAACTCGCGCAGGCTGTAGCCGAATTCCAGAAGTCCAGGAAACGTAAAGGCGACGGCGTGCTGACGAACGACGTTGTCGCCGCGCTCAATCCGGCGAACACCGACAAGATCGAAGACATCATCATCGCCAATATGGAACGCTGGCGCTGGCTGCCCCGCGATCTCGGCGCGAACCACGTCATCACCAGCATCCCCGGCTATTACCTGCGTGTGTTCCAGGACCGTAAGGAAGTTTGGGAAACGCGCGTCGTTGTCGGCGCACCGACCAAGATTTCGCCGATCACGACCCAGGAGATGAGCTTCATCACGGTGAACCCGACCTGGAACGTGCCGCCGTCGATCATCGCGCGGGACTACATTCCGGCGTTGCGCAACAATCCCGACGCGCTGAAGCAAATGGGCATCAAAATCCAGACCCGTCCCGACGGCACGCTGCACCTCTCGCAGCCGCCGGGCGACGGAAATGCGCTCGGACGCCTCCGCTTCAACTTCCCGAACAAGTTCCTGGTTTACCAGCACGACACGCCGACGAAGCACCTGTTCGCGCATGACGAACGCGCTTACAGCGCCGGCTGCATCCGTGTTCAGGATCCGCTGAAGTACGCCGAGCTGTTGATGAACATGGCGCGTCCGGGCGAAGGCTGGTCGCAGGACAAGATCAAGAAGTTGTACGGGACCGCCGAGCACAAGCTCGACTTCAAGAACAACATTCCCGTTCACATCGTCTACAACACCGCTGAAGTCCGCGATGACAAACTGATCATCCGCAAGGACCTCTACAAAGTGGATGCGGCAACGATCAAGAACCTCAAGGCTACCGGCAACGAGCGCCGCCAGCTTGAGATCGCGGTCAAGCATGCCGATCCGACACCGAACCGTCAGCAGCTCACTCTCGACGGCTACAGTCCCCGCAGTCAGGGTTTCGACTTCTTCGGTCTGTTCCGCTCCTACTGA